CCTGCATGACCAATAGATTTCATCCCTTCATCGGGACGCGCCCGCTTGCCGCCTTTTCTGTCCCCACGAATACGCCAACCGAGCCAGAACTCCTGAAACCAGATAACCCAATGCAACCACAATCAACAGATACTCTGAATAAAGCGCGATCAGCGCTCCTACGGCAACGATCACTGCCACAAGCTGGAAGGGATGCCGCTGCCCCAGGCTGATCTCCTTGCCGCTCCAAAACCTCCATGTGCTCACCATCAGAAACCCGGTAAACAGGATCAGACACAGCCAAACAATTGACCATCGCGGATCCGTAATCGGCGAGCCATTTTCAAAGTGCACCACCGAAGCAATCACACCAGCCCCCGCTGGAATCGGCATCCCGACAAAATATTTCTTCCCTGGCCTTCCCGGATTCCTTGGCTGAGGGTTAATGCTGATATTGAATCTCGCCAGCCGGCTTGCCCCACAAATCAGAAACAGGAAACAGACAAAGACTCCAAGATGAATGATGCGGTCCCGCAGTTGCGGAAAGTCCGTCATTGGAAGCATCCGGAAACCCCAGCTATAGGCCAGCAGGCTAGGAGCAACTCCAAACGTAATCACATCTGCAAGTGAATCCAGCTCGCGTCCAAAGT
This portion of the Edaphobacter sp. 4G125 genome encodes:
- the pssA gene encoding CDP-diacylglycerol--serine O-phosphatidyltransferase; protein product: MSGIEPMGTNAREKRRPSRGMYVLPSLFTAGNIAAGYYAIMQSIQGSEAAPAFFDRAAIAIGLAVLFDGVDGMIARLTNTASDFGRELDSLADVITFGVAPSLLAYSWGFRMLPMTDFPQLRDRIIHLGVFVCFLFLICGASRLARFNISINPQPRNPGRPGKKYFVGMPIPAGAGVIASVVHFENGSPITDPRWSIVWLCLILFTGFLMVSTWRFWSGKEISLGQRHPFQLVAVIVAVGALIALYSEYLLIVVALGYLVSGVLARLAYSWGQKRRQAGASR